A genome region from Micromonospora inyonensis includes the following:
- the eccD gene encoding type VII secretion integral membrane protein EccD, whose product MTGTGELSRVTIVAPRTRMDLALPSDVPLADLLPTLLRYAGEDLADQGVAHGGWTLARLGGQPLDGGRTASQLGVRDGEVLYFNPRDATSPEVVFDDVVDAVATATNRRPGGWQLATTRRFSVLFASVALLGGAAVTLLAGPPQLPGALVALVVAIVVLGTATVLSRAVGDSRTGAALALVSLAYAGVGGLLLLAGDRRPTEVGAPHVLLAATALLVFGAVAAVAVGDRAPLFLGATAVGAALGLAATVCLAFGVDAAAAAALLATVAFAVLPALPMTAYRLARLPVPSIPTGPDDLKSDDESFDSRQLLALSDRADQFLTGLLWTVSIVVLGGEVVLAVDGRLPAVLLCAVLALLSLLRARPLVSRLQRIPVLVAGSLGLALTTAAVFPQLAAPLRLGALLGALVVVAVVSLVYGLAVAGKHISPVWGRVLDILEILVIVAVVPLAAWVCGLYGWIVNINP is encoded by the coding sequence ATGACGGGGACCGGCGAACTGAGCCGGGTCACCATCGTGGCGCCGAGAACCCGGATGGATCTCGCCCTACCGTCCGACGTACCCCTGGCTGATCTGCTGCCCACCCTGCTCCGGTACGCCGGAGAGGATCTCGCCGACCAGGGCGTGGCGCACGGCGGCTGGACCCTGGCCCGGCTGGGCGGGCAACCGCTCGACGGCGGCCGGACGGCGAGCCAGCTCGGGGTGCGCGACGGTGAGGTGTTGTACTTCAACCCCCGGGACGCGACGAGCCCGGAGGTCGTCTTCGACGACGTGGTCGACGCGGTGGCGACCGCCACCAACCGGCGGCCGGGCGGCTGGCAGCTCGCCACGACCCGGCGGTTCTCCGTCCTGTTCGCCTCGGTGGCGTTGCTCGGCGGCGCGGCCGTGACGCTCCTCGCGGGACCGCCGCAACTTCCCGGCGCGCTGGTCGCCCTGGTGGTGGCGATCGTGGTCCTGGGCACCGCGACGGTGCTCTCCCGTGCGGTGGGGGACAGCCGGACCGGCGCGGCGCTGGCCCTGGTGAGCCTGGCGTACGCCGGTGTCGGCGGCCTGCTCCTGCTCGCCGGCGACCGGCGGCCCACCGAGGTCGGCGCTCCGCACGTGCTGCTCGCCGCCACCGCCCTGCTCGTCTTCGGTGCGGTGGCCGCGGTGGCGGTGGGGGACCGCGCGCCGCTGTTCCTCGGTGCCACGGCGGTCGGTGCCGCCCTCGGGCTCGCCGCGACGGTCTGCCTCGCCTTCGGGGTGGACGCCGCCGCGGCAGCCGCGCTGCTGGCCACGGTCGCGTTCGCGGTGCTGCCCGCGTTGCCGATGACGGCCTACCGGCTGGCCCGGCTGCCCGTCCCGTCCATTCCCACCGGCCCGGACGATCTCAAGTCCGACGACGAGTCGTTCGACAGCCGGCAGCTGCTCGCCCTCAGCGACCGGGCGGACCAGTTCCTCACCGGGCTGCTGTGGACGGTCTCGATCGTCGTGCTCGGCGGCGAGGTGGTCCTCGCCGTCGACGGCCGGCTGCCGGCCGTGCTGCTCTGCGCGGTGCTGGCCCTGCTCTCGCTGCTGCGCGCCCGGCCGCTCGTCAGCCGGCTCCAGCGGATCCCGGTGCTGGTCGCCGGTTCCCTCGGCCTGGCGCTGACGACGGCGGCGGTCTTCCCCCAGCTGGCGGCGCCGCTGCGCCTCGGGGCGCTGCTCGGCGCTCTGGTGGTGGTGGCGGTCGTCAGCCTGGTCTACGGGCTGGCCGTGGCCGGCAAGCACATCTCCCCGGTGTGGGGGCGGGTGCTGGACATCCTGGAGATCCTCGTGATCGTCGCGGTGGTGCCGCTGGCCGCGTGGGTCTGCGGCCTGTACGGCTGGATCGTCAACATCAACCCGTGA
- the eccB gene encoding type VII secretion protein EccB, whose product MRTRRDQVQAYRFVTRRIVSALLSGDPETTDLPMRRLGLAVFGSAMVAAIVLAGAGVYGLVTKGGAPLEPNTLVIEKETGATYVFVDGRLYPTLNYASARLILGDASAPVRSMSQASIRERPRGRMVGIVGAPDDLPDRSALVGLPWSVCNTPDTVNTRRSTTRLVVNQQISGGSPLGDQAILVAAGSRRYLLSRNTRMQIIGGDAAIAALRMTSVRPIEVGQQLINAVPAGPRLRAPILSGDNERSRVEVGTGSSRVGQIFRAADQHYVLTKNGLVPIGEITALLLRKDGGEVTDITPEQAGRALSDQRLEEEGMPQKLPELRQAGLLRASVCATYRAGPAGERTTTIEVFDRTPPELSPSAPGSIEVRQGDRDEVRTAERVVVPGGKGALVQAMPGVGEGGQGAAASTVYLVTSQGIRYPLGTRSGDAMAALGYGGVTPLAVPASLLALIPIGPVLERDAARDYFDPGTPSATRSGQPTPSGSPSPRRTGESTGDDGPGESEPSGSAKPTSGSSPSPGDEPGDG is encoded by the coding sequence ATGCGGACCCGCCGTGACCAGGTTCAGGCGTACCGGTTCGTCACCCGCCGCATCGTCTCGGCCCTGCTGTCGGGCGATCCGGAGACGACCGACCTGCCGATGCGACGGTTGGGCCTGGCGGTCTTCGGCAGCGCCATGGTCGCGGCGATCGTGCTCGCCGGCGCGGGCGTGTACGGCCTGGTCACCAAGGGTGGTGCCCCGCTCGAGCCGAACACCCTGGTGATCGAGAAGGAGACCGGGGCGACCTACGTCTTCGTCGACGGGCGGCTGTACCCGACGTTGAACTACGCGTCTGCCCGCCTGATCCTCGGCGACGCCTCCGCGCCGGTCCGGTCGATGTCCCAGGCGTCCATCCGGGAACGCCCCCGTGGCCGGATGGTCGGCATCGTCGGCGCTCCCGACGACCTGCCGGACCGGTCGGCGCTGGTCGGCCTGCCCTGGTCGGTCTGCAACACGCCGGACACCGTCAACACGCGCCGGTCGACCACCCGGCTGGTCGTCAACCAACAGATCTCCGGTGGCTCGCCCCTCGGCGACCAGGCGATTCTGGTCGCGGCCGGTAGCCGGCGCTACCTGCTGTCCCGCAACACCCGGATGCAGATCATCGGCGGCGATGCGGCGATCGCCGCACTGAGGATGACCTCCGTCCGGCCGATCGAGGTCGGTCAGCAACTGATCAACGCGGTGCCGGCCGGGCCGCGGTTGAGGGCGCCGATCCTCTCCGGGGACAACGAGCGCAGCCGGGTGGAGGTCGGTACCGGCTCGTCCCGGGTCGGGCAGATCTTCCGTGCCGCCGACCAGCACTACGTGCTGACCAAGAACGGCCTGGTGCCGATCGGCGAGATCACCGCGTTGCTGTTGCGCAAGGACGGGGGCGAGGTCACGGACATCACCCCGGAGCAGGCGGGCCGGGCGCTCAGCGACCAGCGCCTCGAGGAGGAGGGCATGCCGCAGAAGCTGCCCGAGTTGCGACAGGCGGGGCTGCTCCGGGCGTCGGTCTGCGCGACGTACCGGGCGGGTCCGGCGGGCGAGCGCACCACGACGATCGAGGTGTTCGACCGTACGCCACCCGAGCTGTCGCCGTCCGCGCCCGGCTCGATCGAGGTGCGCCAAGGTGACCGGGACGAGGTCCGGACGGCGGAGCGGGTGGTCGTGCCGGGCGGCAAGGGAGCCCTGGTGCAGGCGATGCCCGGAGTCGGCGAGGGCGGGCAGGGGGCGGCGGCCTCCACCGTCTACCTGGTCACCTCCCAGGGGATCCGTTACCCCCTCGGCACCCGCTCCGGCGACGCGATGGCCGCCCTCGGCTACGGCGGGGTGACCCCGCTCGCCGTCCCGGCCTCGCTGCTGGCCCTGATCCCCATCGGGCCGGTCCTGGAACGCGACGCGGCCCGCGACTACTTCGACCCCGGCACGCCCTCCGCCACCCGCTCCGGGCAGCCCACACCGTCCGGATCCCCCAGCCCGCGGCGGACCGGCGAGTCCACCGGGGACGACGGTCCGGGGGAGAGCGAACCCAGTGGATCGGCCAAACCCACCTCCGGCTCCTCCCCGTCGCCCGGCGACGAGCCGGGTGACGGTTAG
- a CDS encoding type VII secretion protein EccE gives MTQVEAARGRTVVARADRPRRGRLGPVTVGQLVVLEVGALTVGAVSQGQVWVTGAVAALVLLVVLATFARRGGRWWYEDRALRRRLRRRERAARRAALSPATADPRLSALAPDLTVTGFEDRGNRLGLGQDDQGWFVACVVTVPGGTAGPLPGAAIDQVVRVLAGSTGPASSTQVVARSLVWYPNPGRPAAYRRDVWVAARLRVADARTEAVNRGGGIDGVRRTLAAAAGRIGKALTGAGLAYRMLDPDELTAALLTAAGLDVAPDSQVESWTGLAGRGWTQRCLELRGRPDAPVGALADAVTAIPVMSHTLSVTINSGGRAGVPLLRVASPDSRADDLLKTVQDVARRHSFVSRQLDGWHGPAAYACAPVAVADTATGSVALVTG, from the coding sequence ATGACCCAGGTAGAAGCGGCGCGCGGTCGCACGGTGGTCGCGCGGGCCGACCGGCCCCGCCGTGGCCGGCTCGGTCCGGTGACCGTGGGCCAGCTCGTCGTCCTGGAGGTCGGCGCGCTGACCGTGGGCGCGGTGTCGCAGGGGCAGGTCTGGGTGACCGGTGCGGTGGCCGCGCTGGTGCTCCTGGTGGTGCTGGCGACCTTCGCCCGGCGGGGCGGCCGCTGGTGGTACGAGGACCGTGCGCTGCGTCGCCGGCTGCGGCGGCGGGAGCGGGCCGCCCGACGGGCCGCGCTGTCCCCGGCGACGGCCGATCCGCGCCTGTCCGCGCTGGCCCCGGACCTGACCGTCACCGGATTCGAGGACCGGGGCAACCGGCTGGGTCTGGGGCAGGACGACCAGGGTTGGTTCGTGGCCTGCGTGGTCACCGTGCCGGGCGGAACGGCCGGGCCGCTGCCCGGAGCGGCGATCGACCAGGTGGTACGCGTGCTGGCCGGGTCGACCGGGCCGGCCTCGTCCACCCAGGTGGTCGCGCGCAGCCTGGTCTGGTACCCGAACCCGGGTCGACCGGCCGCCTACCGCCGGGACGTCTGGGTGGCCGCCCGCCTCCGGGTCGCGGACGCCCGCACCGAGGCGGTCAACCGGGGTGGCGGCATCGACGGCGTACGCCGGACCCTGGCGGCGGCCGCGGGCCGGATCGGCAAGGCGCTCACCGGCGCGGGGCTGGCCTACCGGATGCTCGACCCGGACGAGCTGACGGCGGCCCTGCTCACCGCGGCCGGGCTCGACGTGGCACCCGATTCGCAGGTGGAGAGCTGGACGGGCCTGGCGGGCCGGGGCTGGACGCAGCGCTGCCTGGAACTGCGCGGCCGACCGGATGCTCCGGTCGGCGCGCTGGCCGACGCGGTGACCGCCATCCCGGTGATGTCGCACACCCTGTCCGTGACGATCAACTCGGGCGGCCGGGCCGGCGTCCCGCTGCTCCGGGTCGCCTCCCCGGACAGCCGCGCCGACGACCTGTTGAAGACGGTCCAGGACGTGGCGCGGCGGCACTCGTTCGTGTCCCGCCAGCTCGACGGGTGGCACGGGCCGGCGGCCTACGCGTGCGCGCCGGTCGCCGTGGCGGACACGGCGACCGGCAGCGTCGCACTCGTCACGGGTTGA
- the eccCa gene encoding type VII secretion protein EccCa: MSTVVFRRPPRKAGPTLPRGEVLLESPPELPEQTPRGLGQLLMILPMLCGVGAMAFLYAGRSGGTMTWIAGGLFGVSMLGMFLGSMGNGGNDKAELNAERRDYMRYLTQVRRKTRRAAEQQRAAMRWRHPEPDALWSIAASRRLWERRTTEDDFGEARIATGPQRLAVQIVPPETKPVEDLEPMSAIALRRFVRTHSTVPDLPTALSVRSFSRVALRGEREAVLGLTRAVLGQLATFHAPDDLILAVVAAPDRHPTWDWVKWLPHAQHHARADAAGPRRLVFTSLAEAEQALSNELASRPRFSREAKPFTNGPHVVVVLDGGEVPATCQLIGMGLLGTTVVDLSGAVPRDVGRWLICLDVTDGSGLDLVQGKSTSRLGRPDQLGEVAAEGLARQIAPYRLSRQTVSEEPLARSMELPDLLGIGDAAGVDVRQTWRPRSHRERLRIPLGVGPEGNVVEIDFKESAHEGMGPHGLVIGATGSGKSELLRTVVAGLAVTHSSEELNFVLVDFKGGATFASLDVLPHTSAVITNLADELTLVDRMRDALAGEMNRRQEVLRAAGNYISRYEYEKARAAGEPLEPMPSLMIICDEFSELLAAKPDFIDLFVMIGRLGRSLGVHLLLASQRLEEGKLRGLDTHLSYRIGLRTFSAVESRIVLGVPDAYELPSAPGHGYLKSDTATMLRFRAAYVSGPYRAPGRRSGTSQAALQRSVVPYGVDFVPVQRIETPVEATGPEEPAESGKVTTMLDVITERLRGQGTPAHQVWLPPLGAPPSLGELYGTLTVDPRLGLTVPGWTGRGQLTVPVGVVDRPYEQRRDAMMVELAGSGGNVVIVGAPLSGKSTMLRSMLASLALSHTPREVQFFCLDFGGGALRSLERLPHMAGVARRRDVEAVRRTVAEVVTIIDEREARFAQHGIDSVASYRRRRAAGEFADDPFGDVFLVVDGWHTLRQEYEELEQTITNLAGRGLGFGIHVVLTAARWAEIRINMRDLLGTKLELRLGDPTESEIDRRAAVNVPPKSPGRGLTPTKLQFLAAVSRIDGRNAIDDLTEASVALAEQVAAAWPGAPAPKVRLLPRKLPVTELARVVDRSAPGVPIGVNESALAPVYLDLASEPHLTVFGDVECGKTNLLRLIARGIVERYTPAEARLVIADYRRGLLGAVEGDHLLEFAPSNQVFAQGLGSIRSALQNRLPGADVTTAQLRDRSWWKGPDLYILVDDYDLVASGGNNPLSALHELLPQARDIGLHLIVTRRAGGVARALYEPVLQRLRELDSPGLLMSGNREEGAVFGTLRPSPQPPGRGTLVRRRDGQQLIQTAWCEP; encoded by the coding sequence GTGAGCACGGTGGTCTTCCGACGCCCTCCGCGAAAGGCCGGCCCGACCCTGCCGCGCGGTGAAGTGCTCCTGGAGTCCCCACCGGAGCTGCCGGAGCAGACGCCCCGCGGCCTGGGCCAGTTGCTGATGATCCTGCCGATGCTCTGCGGCGTCGGTGCGATGGCGTTCCTCTACGCCGGGCGGTCCGGCGGAACGATGACCTGGATCGCGGGTGGTCTGTTCGGCGTGTCGATGCTCGGCATGTTCCTCGGCTCGATGGGCAACGGCGGCAACGACAAGGCCGAGCTGAACGCCGAGCGGCGCGACTACATGCGGTATCTCACCCAGGTGCGCCGCAAGACCCGGCGCGCGGCGGAGCAGCAGCGGGCCGCCATGCGGTGGCGGCATCCGGAGCCGGACGCCCTCTGGTCGATCGCGGCGTCGCGCCGGTTGTGGGAGCGCCGGACCACCGAGGACGACTTCGGCGAGGCGCGGATCGCCACCGGGCCGCAGCGGCTGGCGGTACAGATCGTGCCCCCGGAGACCAAGCCGGTGGAGGACCTGGAGCCGATGAGCGCGATCGCGCTGCGCCGGTTCGTCCGTACCCACTCCACCGTGCCGGATCTGCCCACCGCGCTGTCGGTACGGTCGTTCAGCCGGGTGGCGTTGCGCGGTGAGCGTGAGGCGGTGCTCGGGCTGACCCGGGCGGTGCTGGGCCAGCTCGCCACCTTCCACGCCCCCGACGACCTGATCCTGGCGGTGGTCGCGGCACCTGACCGGCACCCGACCTGGGACTGGGTGAAGTGGCTGCCGCACGCGCAGCATCACGCTCGGGCCGACGCGGCCGGCCCGCGGCGGCTGGTCTTCACCAGCCTCGCCGAGGCGGAGCAGGCCCTGTCCAACGAGCTGGCCAGCCGCCCGAGGTTCAGCCGGGAGGCGAAGCCGTTCACCAACGGGCCGCACGTCGTGGTGGTCCTGGACGGCGGCGAGGTCCCGGCGACCTGCCAGCTCATCGGAATGGGGCTGCTCGGCACCACCGTCGTCGACCTCTCCGGCGCGGTGCCCCGCGACGTCGGCCGCTGGCTGATCTGCCTGGACGTCACCGACGGCTCCGGGTTGGACCTGGTCCAGGGGAAGTCCACCTCCCGGCTGGGCCGACCGGACCAGCTCGGCGAGGTCGCCGCGGAGGGGCTGGCCCGGCAGATCGCGCCCTACCGGCTGTCCCGGCAGACGGTCAGCGAGGAGCCACTGGCCCGCAGCATGGAGCTGCCGGACCTGTTGGGCATCGGGGACGCCGCCGGCGTGGACGTCCGGCAGACGTGGCGTCCCCGGTCGCACCGCGAGCGGCTGCGCATCCCGCTCGGGGTGGGCCCCGAGGGCAACGTGGTCGAGATCGACTTCAAGGAGTCGGCGCACGAGGGCATGGGCCCGCACGGCCTGGTCATCGGCGCCACCGGCTCCGGCAAGAGCGAGCTGCTGCGGACGGTGGTCGCCGGCCTGGCGGTCACCCACTCGTCGGAGGAGCTGAACTTCGTCCTGGTCGACTTCAAGGGTGGCGCCACGTTCGCCTCCCTGGACGTCCTGCCGCACACCAGCGCCGTGATCACCAACCTCGCCGACGAGTTGACGCTGGTCGACCGGATGCGCGACGCGCTCGCCGGCGAGATGAACCGGCGGCAGGAGGTGCTGCGCGCGGCGGGCAACTACATCTCCCGGTACGAGTACGAGAAGGCGCGGGCCGCCGGCGAACCGCTGGAGCCGATGCCCAGCCTGATGATCATCTGCGACGAGTTCAGCGAACTACTCGCCGCCAAGCCTGACTTCATCGACCTGTTCGTGATGATCGGCCGGCTCGGCCGCTCGCTCGGCGTCCACCTGCTCCTGGCCAGCCAGCGGCTGGAGGAGGGGAAGCTGCGCGGCCTGGACACGCACCTGTCGTACCGGATCGGCCTGCGGACCTTCTCGGCGGTGGAGAGCCGGATCGTGCTCGGTGTGCCCGACGCCTACGAGCTGCCCAGCGCGCCCGGCCACGGCTACCTGAAGTCGGACACCGCCACCATGCTGCGGTTCCGGGCCGCCTACGTGTCCGGCCCGTACCGTGCCCCCGGCCGCCGGAGCGGCACCTCGCAGGCCGCCCTCCAGCGCAGCGTCGTGCCGTACGGGGTGGACTTCGTCCCGGTCCAGCGGATCGAGACCCCGGTGGAGGCCACCGGGCCGGAGGAGCCGGCCGAGTCGGGCAAGGTGACCACCATGCTCGACGTGATCACCGAGCGGCTCCGGGGGCAGGGCACCCCGGCGCACCAGGTGTGGCTGCCGCCGCTGGGGGCACCGCCCAGCCTGGGCGAGCTGTACGGCACGCTGACCGTGGACCCGAGGTTGGGGTTGACGGTGCCCGGGTGGACCGGACGCGGGCAGCTCACCGTGCCGGTCGGTGTGGTGGACCGGCCGTACGAGCAGCGCCGGGACGCGATGATGGTGGAGCTGGCCGGCTCGGGCGGCAACGTGGTGATCGTGGGTGCGCCGCTGAGCGGCAAGAGCACCATGCTGCGGTCCATGCTGGCGTCGCTGGCGCTCAGCCACACCCCACGCGAGGTGCAGTTCTTCTGCCTCGACTTCGGTGGTGGAGCGCTGCGCAGCCTGGAACGGCTGCCGCACATGGCGGGCGTGGCGCGACGCCGGGACGTCGAGGCGGTCCGCCGTACGGTCGCCGAGGTGGTCACCATCATCGACGAACGGGAGGCCCGGTTCGCCCAGCACGGCATCGACTCGGTGGCCAGCTACCGGCGCCGCCGGGCGGCCGGTGAGTTCGCCGACGACCCGTTCGGCGACGTCTTCCTGGTCGTCGACGGATGGCACACGCTGCGCCAGGAGTACGAGGAGCTGGAGCAGACCATCACCAACCTCGCCGGCCGGGGGCTCGGGTTCGGCATCCACGTGGTGCTCACCGCGGCCCGCTGGGCGGAGATCCGCATCAACATGCGGGACCTGCTCGGCACCAAGCTGGAGCTGCGGCTCGGTGACCCGACCGAGTCCGAGATCGACCGGCGGGCGGCGGTCAACGTGCCGCCGAAGTCCCCCGGACGGGGCCTGACCCCCACCAAGTTGCAGTTCCTCGCCGCGGTGTCCCGGATCGACGGCCGGAACGCGATCGACGACCTGACCGAGGCGTCGGTCGCCCTGGCCGAGCAGGTGGCGGCGGCCTGGCCAGGAGCGCCCGCGCCGAAGGTCCGGCTGCTCCCCCGCAAGCTGCCGGTGACCGAGCTGGCCCGGGTCGTGGACCGTTCCGCGCCCGGCGTGCCGATCGGGGTCAACGAGTCGGCGCTGGCCCCGGTCTACCTGGACCTGGCGAGCGAGCCGCACCTGACCGTCTTCGGTGACGTCGAGTGCGGCAAGACGAACCTGCTGCGGCTGATCGCCCGGGGCATCGTCGAGCGGTACACCCCGGCCGAGGCCCGACTGGTCATCGCCGACTACCGCCGGGGTCTGCTGGGTGCCGTCGAGGGCGACCACCTGCTCGAGTTCGCCCCGTCCAACCAGGTGTTCGCCCAAGGGCTCGGGTCGATCCGGAGCGCACTGCAGAACCGGCTGCCCGGCGCGGACGTCACCACCGCCCAACTGCGCGACCGGAGCTGGTGGAAGGGACCGGACCTGTACATCCTGGTCGACGACTACGACCTGGTCGCCTCCGGCGGCAACAACCCGCTCAGCGCGCTGCACGAGCTGCTGCCGCAGGCCCGCGACATCGGCCTGCACCTGATCGTCACCCGACGGGCCGGCGGGGTCGCGCGGGCCCTCTACGAGCCGGTCCTGCAACGCCTGCGCGAGCTGGACTCGCCGGGCCTGCTGATGTCCGGCAACCGGGAGGAGGGGGCCGTCTTCGGAACGCTGCGCCCGAGCCCGCAGCCGCCCGGCCGGGGCACGCTGGTGCGTCGGCGCGACGGTCAGCAGCTGATCCAGACCGCCTGGTGCGAACCGTGA
- a CDS encoding PadR family transcriptional regulator has protein sequence MDTTQLLKGVLDLAVLAVLREEDGYGYDILRRLRAAGLEEVGDASVYGTLRRLFAAGLLTAYVVPSESGPHRKYYSLNAAGRDQLRRSGKLWRSFATTMDALLDDRGTAA, from the coding sequence GTGGACACCACCCAGCTCCTCAAGGGCGTACTGGATCTCGCGGTCCTCGCCGTGCTCCGGGAGGAGGACGGCTACGGCTACGACATCCTGCGCAGGCTGCGCGCGGCCGGGCTGGAGGAGGTCGGGGACGCCTCGGTCTACGGCACGCTGCGGCGACTCTTCGCGGCCGGCCTGCTGACCGCCTACGTCGTGCCGAGCGAGTCCGGTCCGCACCGGAAGTACTACTCGCTGAACGCGGCCGGGCGGGACCAGCTGCGCCGGTCGGGCAAGCTCTGGCGCTCGTTCGCCACCACCATGGACGCACTGCTCGACGATCGGGGGACGGCGGCATGA
- a CDS encoding WXG100 family type VII secretion target, with translation MSDEYVQRYQPVSHEQLYQGVQAGDAEQIDTLATAWSSMKDTVDGLGRALREDLDALDRTWSGDAGDEFQRRVGLVVQYSTNLASGMGSVHEGLSLMSGPLRTAQRQAESPEETDDHDKTIGGAAKGSLFGPGGAVIGAIAGHLQDQEEKEKAHQRMVKVVAELAASYDLSTFDRWSPPPPPPVDTPGGVGETTYNPRSGPGATTPSSVPDSGSPAHTGTSRADGVRTVGHADIDGGGLSRDPDTGLHASTGPGAGTSLAGAGPSLGSGALLAGWAAGAGGMVASTAGGTRTSGAGGGPSWGSSTAVPAGGVLGAGALAAGAGGAGSSPVARPAGGGTGLESRAAVGGGRAGAGRPGAAGALRPGVLGGAPMSGGDDDEPGTRSTWLTEDDMDWRGGAEATPAILGTDDN, from the coding sequence GTGTCTGACGAGTACGTACAGCGCTACCAGCCGGTCAGCCACGAGCAGCTCTACCAGGGCGTGCAGGCTGGCGACGCCGAGCAGATCGACACCCTCGCCACGGCGTGGAGTTCGATGAAGGACACGGTCGACGGGCTCGGTCGCGCCCTGCGGGAGGACCTCGACGCCCTCGACCGGACGTGGAGCGGCGACGCCGGCGACGAGTTCCAGCGCCGGGTCGGGCTCGTCGTCCAGTACTCGACCAACCTGGCCAGTGGAATGGGCTCGGTCCACGAGGGGCTGTCGCTGATGTCGGGGCCGTTGCGGACGGCACAGCGGCAGGCCGAGAGCCCGGAGGAGACCGACGACCACGACAAGACGATCGGCGGCGCCGCGAAGGGCTCGCTCTTCGGTCCGGGCGGAGCGGTCATCGGGGCGATCGCCGGGCACCTCCAGGACCAGGAGGAGAAGGAGAAGGCGCACCAGCGGATGGTGAAGGTGGTGGCCGAGTTGGCCGCCAGTTACGACCTCTCCACCTTCGACCGGTGGAGCCCGCCACCCCCGCCGCCGGTGGACACCCCGGGCGGGGTGGGCGAGACCACGTACAACCCGCGCAGCGGACCGGGCGCGACCACGCCGAGCAGCGTGCCGGACAGCGGTTCCCCGGCGCACACCGGCACCAGTCGGGCCGACGGTGTGCGCACGGTCGGGCACGCCGACATCGACGGGGGCGGTCTGTCACGCGACCCGGACACCGGCCTCCACGCGTCGACCGGTCCGGGTGCGGGCACCTCGCTGGCCGGGGCCGGTCCCTCCCTCGGGAGTGGGGCACTGCTCGCCGGGTGGGCGGCCGGGGCGGGCGGCATGGTGGCGAGCACGGCGGGCGGCACCCGGACCTCCGGCGCGGGCGGTGGTCCGTCGTGGGGCTCCTCGACCGCGGTACCGGCAGGTGGGGTGCTCGGTGCCGGTGCGCTGGCCGCCGGTGCCGGTGGTGCTGGTTCCTCCCCGGTGGCCCGTCCCGCGGGCGGTGGCACCGGGCTGGAGAGCAGGGCGGCGGTCGGCGGAGGCCGGGCCGGCGCCGGGCGGCCGGGTGCGGCCGGGGCGCTGCGCCCCGGTGTGCTCGGTGGTGCGCCCATGTCCGGCGGGGACGACGACGAGCCCGGCACCCGCAGCACCTGGCTGACCGAGGACGACATGGACTGGCGGGGTGGCGCGGAAGCCACCCCTGCGATCCTCGGGACGGACGACAACTGA
- a CDS encoding HAAS signaling domain-containing protein, with protein sequence MTVMEQEITAYVERVRAALADLPPARRDELTEDLPEHLAEVAAESGGSLVDRLGEPEAYAAELRAAAGAPVHPGRNLDQRVAGLVVGLRARLRVLDVRLGPPLGYAAASDYLRLLRPAWWLVRAYLAAMLVAVATGGSPGVLPRLGGSNLGGLVLLAGCVVGSLWLGRNADRLSRWPRRLVLAGSLGMVLFGLVGVTTVDGRARWGGYDGYDSVSVDDQYSHIQDVFVYDSEGRLVRDARLFDQNGAPIRLGWPDCRQSDPEPIDDPMRQPYPYCPERAPFQFPTPDATPTGPTATPGAAPGGAVRPDATPSGTASPGDPASPSGPATRSDAPTPTSTESRPAG encoded by the coding sequence ATGACCGTCATGGAGCAGGAGATCACGGCGTACGTCGAGCGGGTCCGGGCCGCGTTGGCCGACCTGCCCCCGGCGCGGCGGGACGAGTTGACCGAGGACCTTCCGGAGCACCTCGCCGAGGTCGCCGCCGAGAGTGGGGGCTCGCTGGTCGACCGGCTCGGCGAGCCCGAGGCGTACGCGGCGGAGCTGCGGGCCGCTGCCGGTGCCCCGGTGCACCCCGGACGCAACCTGGACCAGCGGGTCGCCGGGCTCGTGGTCGGGCTCCGTGCCCGGCTGCGCGTCCTCGACGTCCGGCTCGGGCCGCCGCTGGGGTACGCCGCAGCCTCGGACTACCTGAGGCTGCTCCGTCCCGCCTGGTGGCTGGTCCGGGCCTACCTCGCCGCCATGCTGGTGGCCGTGGCCACCGGTGGCAGCCCGGGGGTGCTGCCCCGGCTCGGTGGAAGCAACCTGGGCGGCCTGGTGCTCCTGGCCGGGTGCGTGGTCGGCTCGCTCTGGCTCGGCCGCAACGCCGACCGGCTCTCCCGGTGGCCGCGCCGACTGGTGCTCGCCGGCTCGCTGGGGATGGTCCTCTTCGGCCTGGTCGGGGTCACCACCGTCGACGGCCGGGCCCGTTGGGGCGGGTACGACGGCTACGACTCGGTGTCCGTGGACGACCAGTACTCGCACATCCAGGACGTCTTCGTGTACGACAGCGAGGGCCGGCTGGTGCGGGATGCCCGCCTCTTCGACCAGAACGGTGCCCCGATCCGGCTCGGCTGGCCGGACTGCCGTCAGTCGGATCCCGAGCCGATCGACGACCCGATGCGGCAGCCGTACCCGTACTGCCCGGAGCGGGCCCCGTTCCAGTTCCCTACGCCGGATGCGACGCCCACCGGCCCGACCGCGACGCCGGGTGCCGCCCCGGGCGGTGCGGTGCGACCGGACGCCACACCGAGCGGTACGGCGTCGCCGGGCGACCCGGCGAGCCCGAGCGGCCCGGCGACCCGGAGCGATGCGCCGACCCCGACCTCGACGGAGTCCCGTCCCGCCGGCTGA